Proteins from a single region of Hypomesus transpacificus isolate Combined female chromosome 9, fHypTra1, whole genome shotgun sequence:
- the si:dkey-202e22.2 gene encoding netrin-4 — protein MPAINYALFLIVMHSGTASRCVDHACSPPLGNLASGRSLRTLSGCCGNSSQDTPCPSPHHVCSEQLHPPAHMADNPFLHPDTWWKSRASAGQQDEIHLDLETKFFLTHVILLFHSPRPAAMAIERSQDYGRTWETLKLFAKNCIREFGLPDDSSHAGSLCTSRYSSATTCSRGEVIYRALGPGDGGVLDPYSPEALVQLTLTSLRIRLIKAQACQSSSSSSSSLSPSVGPTNPLRVGSALPSQSISESSATPSFSIYTLLATGTCLCHGHAEQCVRHNSSQETPEDGNMVPGRCVCIHHTAGEHCERCAPLYNDRAWRPANGSSGEPHPCQKCECHSHADSCHFSKRAWLSSGGRSGGICENCRHNTAGRKCQRCRPGYHRHPTMPLNSPYACTRCRCDSVGSLSGHFGQKGPWCHSRSGQCPCKPGVGGTSCSHCLPGYWEYGEEGCKPCTCPLSCDPFTGHCLDSFRNNQVFNVPIGGKIPDVDILTTNEGKALWPKELAVSALHYTGKCSCKEKKLSVSDLCKTKHDYVIKASVLSAHDKGSHAEVQVKVHKVLRSGRVTLSQGTLSLFPLPWTSRGCTCPILNPGVEYLLAGPEEAGTGRLLVTMQSVVVPWSPQLGVHIAEGLRHSCP, from the exons ATGCCTGCAATTAACTATGCGCTGTTCCTTATTGTTATGCACAGCGGAACAG CCTCCAGGTGTGTGGACCATGCTTGCAGTCCTCCTCTGGGCAACCTAGCCAGTGGTCGGAGCCTCCGCACTCTTTCAGGCTGCTGTGGAAATAGCTCCCAGGACACCCcatgcccctctcctcaccacgtCTGCTCTGAGCAACTCCACCCACCTGCCCACATGGCGGACAATCCCTTCCTGCACCCAGACACCTGGTGGAAGTCCAGGGCTAGTGCTGGGCAACAGGATGAGATCCATCTAGACCTAGAGACCAAATTCTTCCTGACCCATGTGATCCTGCTGTTTCATTCCCCCCGACCTGCCGCCATGGCCATAGAGCGATCCCAGGATTATGGCCGGACCTGGGAGACGCTGAAACTGTTTGCTAAAAACTGCATTCGGGAGTTTGGACTTCCTGACGACAGCAGTCACGCAGGGTCTCTGTGTACTTCCCGCTACTCCAGTGCCACCACATGCAGCAGAGGGGAG GTGATATATCGGGCGCTTGGCCCGGGTGATGGTGGAGTACTTGACCCCTACAGTCCCGAGGCCCTGGTCCAGCTGACACTGACAAGCCTCCGCATACGGCTCATCAAGGCCCAGGCCTGCCAgtcttcttcatcctcatcttctTCCTTGAGCCCCTCAGTGGGACCCACCAACCCTCTCAGGGTCGGGAGTGCTTTACCCTCCCAGTCCATATCAGAGTCCTCAGCCACACCATCCTTTTCCATTTACACCCTACTGGCTACAGGGACATGCCTGTGTCATGGCCATGCAGAGCAATGTGTGCGACACAATAGCAgccaggagacaccagaggacgGCAACATG GTtccaggcaggtgtgtgtgtattcaccaCACAGCAGGGGAACACTGTGAACGGTGTGCCCCTCTGTACAATGACCGTGCCTGGAGGCCAGCCAATGGCAGCAGTGGGGAGCCACACCCCTGCCAGA AATGTGAGTGTCACAGCCACGCCGACAGCTGTCACTTCTCCAAGAGGGCATGGCTCTCCTCAGGGGGTAGGAGCGGGGGGATCTGTGAGAACTGCCGACACAACACAGCTGGACGCAAGTGCCAGCGATGTCGCCCTGGTTACCACCGCCATCCGACCATGCCCCTCAACTCCCCCTATGCATGCACAC GTTGCAGGTGTGACTCAGTGGGGTCATTGTCAGGCCACTTTGGGCAGAAGGGCCCGTGGTGCCACTCAAGGAGTGGGCAGTGCCCCTGTAAGCCTGGTGTTGGGGGCACCAGCTGCAGCCACTGCCTCCCTGGGTACTGGGAatatggggaggaggggtgcaAACCATGCACTTGTCCTCTGAGCTGTGATCCATTCACAGGTCACTGCCTTGACAG CTTCAGGAATAACCAGGTTTTTAACGTGCCCATTGGTGGAAAGATTCCTGATGTGGACATTTTGACGACTAATGAGGGTAAGGCTTTGTGGCCAAAGGAGCTTGCCGTCTCTGCGCTGCATTACACAG GGAAATGTAGCTGTAAGGAGAAAAAACTGAGTGTATCTGACCTTTGTAAGACCAAACATGACTATG TGATAAAGGCCAGTGTGTTATCTGCTCATGACAAGGGGAGCCATGCTGAGGTTCAGGTCAAAGTTCACAAGGTTCTGCGATCAGGACGGGTGACTCTGTCCCAGGGCACTCTTAGTCTCTTTCCGTTGCCTTGGACCAGCCGAGGGTGCACCTGCCCCATCCTAAACCCAG GTGTGGAGTACCTGCTGGCAGGCCCTGAAGAGGCAGGGACGGGGCGACTGCTGGTCACCATGCAGAGTGTGGTGGTGCCCTGGTCCCCTCAACTAGGGGTTCACATAGCAGAGGGCCTCAGACACAGCTGCCCATGA
- the LOC124471655 gene encoding protein transport protein Sec61 subunit alpha-like 1 — protein MGIKFLEVIKPFCAVLPEIQKPERKIQFREKVLWTAITLFIFLVCCQIPLFGIMSSDSADPFYWMRVILASNRGTLMELGISPIVTSGLIMQLLAGAKIIEVGDTPKDRALFNGAQKLFGMIITIGQAIVYVMTGMYGDPSEMGAGICLLIIIQLFVAGLIVLLLDELLQKGYGLGSGISLFIATNICETIVWKAFSPTTVNTGRGTEFEGAIIALFHLLATRTDKVRALREAFYRQNLPNLMNLIATVFVFAVVIYFQGFRVDLPIKSARYRGQYNTYPIKLFYTSNIPIILQSALVSNLYVISQMLSTRFSGNFIVNLLGTWSDTSSGGPARAYPVAGLCYYLSPPESFGSVLDDPVHAVIYIVFMLGSCAFFSKTWIEVSGSSAKDVAKQLKEQQMVMRGHRETSMVHELNRYIPTAAAFGGLCIGGLSVMADFLGAIGSGTGILLAVTIIYQYFEIFVKEQSEMGSMGALLF, from the exons ATGGGCA tTAAATTTTTGGAAGTCATAAAGCCCTTCTGTGCGGTCTTACCTGAGATCCAGAAACCAGAAAGAAAG ATTCAATTTAGGGAAAAAGTACTATGGACTGCCATCACTCTCTTCATCTTCCTGGTGTGCTGCCAG ATTCCTCTCTTTGGCATCATGTCATCAGACTCAGCAGATCCTTTCTACTGGATGAGAGTAATCTTGGCCTCCAACAGAG GTACTCTGATGGAGCTGGGCATTTCACCCATCGTCACTTCGGGGCTCATCATGCAACTGCTTGCAGGAGCCAAGATCATTGAAGTTGGTGACACCCCAAAGGACAGAGCTCTGTTCAATGGAGCTCAGAAAT TGTTCGGAATGATCATCACCATTGGACAGGCCATTGTGTACGTGATGACTGGCATGTATGGAGACCCCTCTGAAATGGGTGCTGGGATCTGCCTGCTCATTATCATTCAG CTGTTTGTTGCCGGTCTGATTGTATTGCTGCTGGATGAGCTGCTGCAGAAGGGATATGGTCTGGGCTCTGGTATCTCCCTGTTCATCGCCACCAACATCTGTGAGACCATTGTCTGGAAGGCCTTCAGCCCCACTACTGTCAACACTGGCAGAG GTACTGAGTTTGAAGGAGCCATCATTGCTCTCTTCCATCTGCTGGCCACCAGGACAGACAAGGTGCGTGCCTTGAGGGAGGCCTTCTACAGACAGAACCTTCCCAACCTCATGAACCTCATTGCCACCGTCTTCGTGTTCGCCGTGGTCATATACTTCCAG GGCTTCAGAGTGGATCTGCCTATTAAGTCAGCCCGCTACCGTGGACAGTACAACACCTACCCCATCAAGCTGTTCTACACCTCCAACATTCCCATCATCCTCCAGTCTGCCCTTGTGTCCAATCTGTACGTCATCTCTCAGATGCTGTCGACTCGGTTTAGTGGCAACTTCATTGTTAACCTGCTGGGGACCTGGTCT GACACTTCTAGTGGAGGCCCAGCCCGTGCCTACCCGGTGGCTGGTCTCTGCTACTACCTCTCTCCCCCGGAGTCGTTTGGCTCTGTCCTGGATGACCCGGTCCATGCTGTCATCTACATTGTCTTCATGCTGGGATCCTGCGCCTTCTTCTCCAAGACCTGGATCGAGGTGTCAGGGTCCTCCGCCAAAGAT GTGGCCAAGCAGCTGAAGGAACAGCAGATGGTGATGAGGGGACACAGGGAGACCTCTATGGTTCATGAGCTCAACAG GTACATCCCTACTGCTGCTGCATTTGGAGGTTTATGCATAGGAGGGCTGTCTGTCATGGCTGACTTCCTGGGTGCCATTGGCTCTGGTACTGGAATCCTATTGGCTGTCACCATCATCTACCAGTACTTTGAGATCTTCGTCAAGGAGCAGAGTGAAATGGGCAGCATGGGAGCTCTACTGTTTTAG
- the chchd4a gene encoding mitochondrial intermembrane space import and assembly protein 40 yields the protein MSYCKQEGKDRIIFVTKEDHEMPSNAELIADDPNDPYEDHGLILPNGDVNWNCPCLGGMASGPCGQQFKEAFSCFHYSNEEVKGSECIDNFRNMQECMQKYPELYPQEDENESPPPGGVDATAPTEDTGLPSAPSTDSAPAPSESPSESGPSDNMPSTDSQATS from the exons ATGTCTTACTGCAAGCAAGAGG GAAAAGATCGTATTATCTTTGTAACTAAAGAAGACCATGAGATGCCAAGCAATGCTGAGCTCATTGCTGATGACCCTAATGATCCCTATGAAGACCATG GTTTGATCCTGCCCAATGGGGATGTAAACTGGAACTGCCCGTGCCTGGGGGGCATGGCCAGTGGGCCCTGTGGTCAGCAGTTCAAGGAGGCCTTCTCCTGTTTCCACTACAGCAATGAAGAAGTTAAGGGTTCTGAGTGTATCGACAACTTCCGGAACATGCAGGAGTGCATGCAGAAATACCCTGAGCTTTATCCCCAGGAGGATGAGAACGAGAGCCCCCCTCCGGGAGGGGTTGATGCCACTGCACCAACTGAGGACACTGGCCTTCCCTCAGCCCCCTCCACTgactctgccccagccccatctGAATCCCCATCTGAATCAGGCCCATCTGACAATATGCCATCCACAGACAGCCAAGCTACCAGCTAA